Within the Erpetoichthys calabaricus chromosome 1, fErpCal1.3, whole genome shotgun sequence genome, the region CTTTACAGGGTAGTCTTCCAAACACTGAGAAACTACCAAAAACTGACACAAGAAACAGTCGGACACAAGTACAGAGTTCAAATTCAACAACTTTTCATGTCTGTGAAGATATGAAAAAAACtattaaatgcaaatataaatacaaagataGTCCAAGGAGTTGCATAAGACAagagccatattgctgttctgaatgtgggaagcaATTCTCTACCAGTCGCAGTCTTCAGACCCAtataagaattcacactggagagaagccattttgttGTTCTGATTGTGGCAAACGATTCACAGCCAATAGCGGTCTTCACatacacaaaagaattcacactgagGAGAAGCCATAtcgttgttctgaatgtggaaaacgattCTGCACGGGCAACAACCTTCAGGTCCATGTaagaattcacacgggagagaaaccatatggctgttctgaatgtggcaaacaattcatcAGTGGTGCCAAGCTTCAgatccacacaagaattcacactggagagaagccatattgctgttctgactgtggcaaacaattctcacgaACAAACTATCTTTGTATCCACAGGAGGgttcacactggtgagaagccaTATAGTTGTTCtgactgtggcaaacaattcactCAAATAAGCAACCTTCAGATTCATTCAAGAATTCACAagggggagaagccatattgctgttcagagtgtggcaaacaattcaccaCCAATGGCAGTCTTCAgatccacacaagaattcacacgggagagaagccgtattgctgttcagactgtggcaaacaattctcacgaATGAACTATCTTCAGAATCATAGAAGAATTCATACTGAagagaaaccatattgttgttctgaatgtggcaaacaatttgtTCAAATAAGTCATCTTCAGATCCACTCGAGAACTCACActagagagaagccatattgctgtttggaatgtggcaaagaaTTTGCCACCACCAGCACCCTTCAGACTCACAAACGAATCCACACTGaaaagaagccatattgctgttctgaatgtggcaaacagttttctgcTGGTAGTGCTCTTAAAAGACACTTAAAAATTCACACTGTAAGCCCTGATGGCTGAAGGATTATTAAACTGAACGAAACATCAAAGTTGGCAGATTAATTAACGGGAAAATCTACAAGATCATGCAACCTACCAGCAACAGAGAAACACTGGAACTACTATTTAGactgcaaaacagaaaacaaggagGTGTTAGTCTTGTGGAACACACAATACCAACTGACGATAGAAGAAAGAAAATCCATTTAAGTGGGGCTGAGATCAAAAGAAACTTCTGGGATCATCTTAATGCCCTTCCATCACACCTATGAACTACGTCAGGAGGCATCACCCGGGACAAAGACAAGTCCTCACGGCAAGTTTAAGAGAACAGCAGTACAACAACACTTTACAACTTAGTGAATGAGGATCAGTCCTGTTTTGATTGTGCACAAAACAAAGCATTCTGAGAAAAatcatattgctgttctgaatctGACCAATAACTTGTTCAAATTAGCAGACTTTAGACCCACACTCCCATTCACATTtgagagaagccatattggtGGTCTTAATGTGACAAATGGTTCTCCAGTTGTAGCACTTAGCAGGGGTGAGTGACCTAATAGGGTTGTGGTGCTACGATCAGTGTAAACACCATCTTGTGGTGCATTGTTAATTTACGAATTATTCCCAAAAAGCATCATAACTCAAGTGTAGTACATTAAGTCCTTTGTCCTCAATGTGCTTCCTGACCCACCTGTTAATCATTAAATCATACTTGGAACTGGCTACCAATCTTAGTGACCAATGAAGATCATTAGACAGAGCACCGAGTTCACGTTAGCACTTCTAACgtttaaaatattaagatcaTCTTAATATCATCCATGAAAAGCAGTAATGCATCGTTTAAaccagtcacagtcctggagggccgcagtggctgcaggttttcattccagccagttttcCTCATTAAATACCATGACACGTGGTATTTAACTATATAACTTGTTagcactttcattcatcaaagacaaattttagttacactgtagatcaggggtccccagaCAGCGTCCTAGTGGACCACAGTGGCTGGtggttttcacttcaaccaatttcttcaATAGAGGCCATAGTTCTCTTGCCTGTTTTCATTCAGAGCCCTTAATTGTCTGTTTTAGATTTCAGCAGCTGCTTTTAAGTTTTACATGtcacctgttttcttaaccagacattagttaataatgaaaggcagataaccaataaaccagcagctcttcGGCTAatgtgcttccttttaaacccGTGCACAGACACCAACAAGTATctgtgtttaaaaatgaatgagaggggaattggaaggagcatcaagtttaaatctgttctggtccacaaaacacatggatgatGTTCTCAGAGAAGGACACTGTACAGTGCAATTACACTTGCTCTTGTATGAACGATAGTTCTAACAAGCCAAATATTTCAATATcatgtttcattatcagcaaggcccgagttctaattaggaaaccaGTTGGATGGAAAACCAGCAGCTGCTGCGTTCCTCCAGGACTGCAattgagaacccctggtttaAAGGACACCTTGTTTTCTCACATTTAAGATATATGTTTGCCACAGGAAGTTGTGCTGttaagtgaggttttattttataaatcttaaATAATATGGTGCTTATTCTTGTGGCACAAAATGGAGCTTAAGGGGCACTGGCCCAGATTTGAAGGCCGAAGCCTCCAAACTTACAGAATGTGTTCATTTTCAAGTCCACAGTGTTCACCGgtatttatcgacctcttgatATTGCACACATATTGTAAACCATCGTGTCCACACTCTGGTGAGATTCTGTCATTTTAGCAGAAGTCTGGCTGTGTTCTTCACTTCATTGTCCATCTCCCTTTTTCATACCCGGAGCTTTGGTTTTTTGTAGCTTATTTTGTGAGTTCTGCAGTTGCTGTTTTCGTTTTTTGAAAGTGGTTTGGGAGAACGCAGATTTTTTTGAAATTATGAATTTAGACAAAAaaggtgttattttaaaatgtctgtgaAGAATTAGAAAGGTAAAGTCACACTAAAGAGTCTGACAGAAGTGTGTAGCTTCATGCTGTTTTACTTGCAAATTTACATGAACACTTCACCCATGATGGTTACCGTCAACAGGTAGTGAGCAGGAACGTATCCTTACCTCAACAAAGAGTCCTGCCAAGAATGTAGGAATCCCTCAAATTTCCATTTCTTGTCAGAAATTCAggcatgttttctgaaatttgAACCTTTGGTGTTTCAAAGTGGTCCTATTTGGTAGATTTTAAAGGGGTCACCACAAAAGCACGTGGTCACAAACGCTccctgtttttttgttctttacacaTTTGCCATTCCCGCATGTCATTGTAAGGCTCTCATTTTCCTGTTTGGAATGGGTGTCTCACAGACCCCTTTTTAAACCACGTAATCAGGCACAGGActctttaaaatttataaataagtgCTTCACTTAAGAACACGATTTTCCTTTGACAAATTAATAAATGCCATgattatggagaaaaaaaaaactgatttgaacCATGCAGAGCTCATCCATTAAGTGAAATGACAGGTTTGTAGTGATGTCTGGTATCATCTTATAGGTAAACGTGGAAATGTGTGGGTCTGTCCGGCCCGGAGGTGCGAGGCTACAGTATGAAGCTCCGAGAactggcaaggcggccccaagttaacgactcggaagaagaaagaaggacgaggctacagcatgaagctgaaagaaagcgactccatcgccaaagtgaaaccgccgggGAAAGAcaaaacgagagagaaactcgcttagccgctgatcgACGAGGAGggcgagcacgtccgcaaaacgaaaccgccgactctgcatttcaatttttcttcCTGACGATTTCAAGAGTTTCTAGGagtccgggctttttacagcacggtctTACACAGCAAGTAAGATTCTAAAGGTTACAAAAGAAAGGGTTTGTGTTCATCAGGGCCTGACCCGTGTTGTGTAGGCCCTTATATTATTCACTGTCTTGTGCTTCTTttgctgctgaaaaatgtgacACGTCTTAGTGTTTTGTCATGAAGGTGTGGGGTCCTCACTAACCAAATCATAATTCCCTTTCTGCTCAACAAGGTTCCTTTTATGGATGTCTCACCCCTTTGTCCCTTACTGGCTACTGTACTTGACCGTTGTGTTCTGCCCTGTTCCAAAGGAGTACAGCCAGCGATGTCACAGCCCCCGACTTCAGCTGGCCCTTCTCTTAATCCGCTGCTTCCTGCTACTGGATTCCTTCTCTGTGCAGAATATCCCTTGACCCATGGAGTAGTGCACCCTTCTTCTGAGACTATGAGCTTGCACCTAGTCGACCGCGACCAAGTGACCATCCTACACATCACAGGGGACGTCTCCCCACAAACTGTTCTTCTCTAATGGATAGAGCACTGAGCATGACGGAAGAGCAGCTGTTTGCACTTCATTTTTCCATAAACATACCAAAGCAGAAGCAAACAATTGTGACAAATTACGTTGCACAACCCGAGCTCCAGCGGCAGCATCAGTCCGTCATAAACCGGGGATTTCAGTCTCTCTTCCACTCTCTGAGGAGGCCAGCCTTGCATCTTGCTTGCAGCTGCCTGTCCCACCTGCTCTCTGACCCTCTGCAGATCTTCCTCTTCCTCCCGTGTCTGCTTGTGGTTTTTCCCCAAGACTACTCCTCCTGCAGCTGTTCAGAAGTGGGCCTTGCAATTTAAGGGGTCCAAGTCCAGCTTGTGACCTTTCGGACATGAGCTTGTGGCTAAGAGTCCAGAGAGTTGCTCTTGAGACCAGCGTGTGGCTCATGCATGTCATTTGTTTAAGCTGACATAAAAAACACGTCTTGGCTTTTAACACCTATGTGTTAtcttcttttgtctgctcctGTTTACTCCTgtcttttatgtaatttctgccacgccgactgccttcatgtcctccctcaccacatcctcaatcctcctctttggccttcctcttttcctcttgcctggtggttctatcatcaacattcttttcctgatgtacccctcatctctcctttgcacatgtccaaaccatctcaatctagtgTCTCCAAAATGTGGTTCCTGTGTTATCCCTCTAATATATTCGTTTCTATTCCTGTCTACCCTTGTTACTCTGAGCGAAAATGGTAACACCTTCAACTCCTGTCTTttcatcagtgccaccatctccaaaccacacaacatagctggtctcactaccgttttaTAGAATGGATAGAAGGATATGAGTTTTGATCATTTTGGCCTTCCCTCAACTCTGACTAGTCTTGTTCTTACCAGTGAAACATAACCAcatagcatgatactgccaccataTGCAGAAGAGAAAATCTGAGGGGGCAagccccctgaaacaagcaggagctgaagacagctgcattagaggcttggcagagcagcaccagagaagatcctcagcacccgatgatgtctgtgaatcgcagaTCTCGAGCAGTCATTGTATTCAACAGAAAGTCTTAAACATGACAACGACTTCAATAGACCTCCCAAACATTATGttgccctgaaatgaagggacggtgtagaaaatgtgttgtaaccaaaatgtgtgcaaataccCTTTGAAAACTGCACAGCATACCCCGTTCTGGGTCTTCAGTTGGCGCACATGCCCTACCAGGCAAAGAtttggacacagttggaaaacgTTTTTGATGGAAActgatatctttttttatttttttttaatcaagataccattaaattgattttaaaaatatagccaagacattactagtgttgctaaCGCCTATTagtgcttgaaatgactgatttttaagcTATTTCAATTTGGCCATTTTTAAACCCTGAAATGAACTTTAGggatgccagtaccttgcaacccaagtgaagAGAATAACGGAATAAGTGCTAATGCAATTAAAATAGGCTTCTCTGATAaccaatttatctatctatctatcagtatattgtgcctttcactttCTGTCTGTCATTATATTGTGCCTCTCActttctatctatcattatatagcgcctttcactttctatttataattatatagttcctttcactttctgtctatcattatatagtgcctttcactttctatctgtcattatatagcacctttcactttctatctataattatatagttcctttcattttctgtctatcattatatagcacctttcactatctataattatatagtacctttcactttctgtctataattatatagtgcctttcactttctaACTAtaattatatagctcctttcactttgtcattatatagtgcctttcactttctatctgtcattatatagcgcctttcactttctatctataattatatagtgcctttcactttctgtctataattatatagctcctttcactttgtcattatatagtgcctttcactttctgtcattatatagcgcctttcactttctataattatatagctcctttcactttgtcattatatagtgcctttcactttctatctgtcattatatagcgcctttcactttctatctataattatatagttcctttcactttctatcattatatagcgcctttcactttcTGTCTCtgtcattatatagcgcctttcactttctatctataattatatagttcctttcactttctatctatcattatatagcatctttcactttctgtctgtcatttatatagtgcctttcactttctatctatcattatatagcgcctttcactttcTGTCTCTgtcattatatagcacctttcactttctatctataattatatagttcctttcactttctatctatcattatatagcatctttcactttctgtctgtcatttatatagtgcctttcactttttatctatcattatatagtgtctttcactttcTGTctgtcatattgtgcctttcactttctatcattatatagtgcctttcactttctattattatatagtgcctttcactttctgtctataattatatagtacctttcactttctatctgtctgtctgtctgtgtctatgAGGTTGAGTTCCTAGCCCAAAGCTCAACCCTCCTCCTTTTGTCAGCCCGGGCTTGAGACAGGCCATAGTGGAGTAGTAAATGAGTAGACCCCCTCACAAGTCCAGCTCTCTCTGTTTACAAGTATGAATCAGTTGGTGTTCCCATATGAGGAGATTATGTCAGCAGTTTTCAATGAAACATGTCAGTACTAACTAGAATGGTATGATTTAttgaaagaaatatatataaaaggccATGATGCAaaaaggtggcatggtggcgcagtgggtagtgctgctgcctcgcagttgggagacctggggacctgggctcgattcccgggtcctccctgcgtggagtttgcatgttctccccgtgtctgcgtgggtttcctccaggtgctcctgtttcctcctacagtccaaagacatgcaggttaggtggattggtgattctaaattggctctagtgtgtgcttggtgtgtgggtgtgtttgtgtgtgtcctgcggtgggttggcaccctgcccgggattggttcctgccttgtgccctgtgttggctgggattggctccagcagacccccatgatcctgtgttcagattcagcgggttggaaaatggatggatggatgatgcaaAAATAAGTACACCGTAATGAAACTGCCTAACAGAACTCGGAAATGTGTTTGTGGAGGCGAGTTAAGAGTCAGCAGATGAGTTTGTTGTCCCTTCAGACATTCAAACAGGGGTTCAGTAATCAGTTCATTTCCCATGAAGACTAATAAGTGACCCATTGATGACTCCCAGACTTTATGCTGATGAGGGTGCCACATGGTGGTCAGTTTATTTCATGAGGAGGTGTGAATGCTAACTGTGTGGGAGAGCTGCAGTTCATCGGTGGTATCATGAATTCATTGATGCACTGCAAACTCTTGAAAGAAAAGCTGCTACTTTCTCTCAACTCCCTGGGTCATCAGGCAGTTTTGCCAACATGATAACACCCCCAACTATTTTTCCAAGACCTCTGCTGCATTCTTAAGGGAGAGCAAAGTGAAAGTGTCCTACTGAGCACCTTGAGGGAGTTTTGAAGCGACGAGGTGCACAACACTGCTGGTCAAAGGAGGAGGCCATCCTGCAGAAATGGAAAAGGAATGAAGTCCCAAAGTGCCATGAACTTGTAGACTCCATGCTGAGGGTGATCAGTGCAGAACAATAAGTAATGGGGGTCTTACTAAGCACTAGAATGACGCTGCCCTCATCCTCCAGTTGAGAGAGAGACTGACCCAACATAACGTGTGAGGACTTAAGTGGACGCCTGCATTACCTGTGGCTCTAATGGCTATGGCAGTGCAACTGGACATGCTAGAGGACTTTGCCCACATGAAGTCAACACTAGGAGTGCAATGGCTAACCCAGGAGCTTCAATGATGCACAGAGCTAATACTCATCTCATGGctgatttaatgttttaatacagcGTGGAAATGACAAAGGCCTAACAGCAGGCTTCACTGCAGCGCATGCTGCATAAACTCGGCCTTTCATAAAAATATTCTGTAGGGTCATAAAAAACAGGCATTCGTGTTTTCAGgtgtaaaagaaacatttaaaccagtaaaaaaataaaatccatccattcatatcTGGGTTCAGTGACAGGTAGTTCtgcatattgcacattttaaaaaataggtttttaaatgcatgtctttaaagaaaactgttaaaaatacTGAAGGATGGCCATAATGGAAATATGTGGTTGTTAAAGTTGTACCCGCTGGGTTCGTTTACTGCAGTAATTCATTtagtacaaatatttttataaaggaGTTTCCCCAATTAATAGAGTTTTGCACACATGTGGCATAAATTATAatatacttaaaataaaacaaacacattcaTGCAAGAATTGAATTAAGTCATGCACAGTTTGCATTACAAGCAGCACTAACAAACACTAACATTTTACATACCATTTCACATCAAATAATGCAATTATATGTACATAAACATTTAATGAtgcaagaaataaacaaaaaatatgcactCATGTTTTTGAAATATATACAACTACAACACGATGTGTTAGGGGATTTATATACAATAATTTAATAGACAATGGGATGAAATTTATAATATTTCTTTGTAGGACAAAGCGCTGTcccacacgtgcgcatgggagacagctaaagggcccaaaagaaggtaattcccagttagaccagggggtggcagagtgcactggtCCTCTCTCTTATCTCCCCGCAgaccaaatgtgggaaattccacctggttcccacgatgtcacttctggttcctccaGATTGCCATCACTTCATCCCTCCGACTGTCAAACCGCCTTGCCTGTATCATTgtttcagttctgtattggatgCTTGtctgtgtggaagatgaatgttctcttcgttcccttgtactaatccttgtctaaggagttaagcagaagtcagctttaaaaacatgctttgctgagcaaacagaaaaatatttgtcagaaggactcaaggtctaagcattccacactgagactgccttatcacagtttcccttagtttacatctgaacgccataacaaaggagccaaggaatcaagttgcacaaggggcattgaaggggctcaaggattgtgtataataaagtgttgactgttgcattttcataacgaatattaaatcacgcattctaggggtataaaaactttgccccacccaacagtgttcagaagagcTCTGAcactgtcatgtaatattgattgcctgcttttctgaaacctgctcactgtgacgatgtgaaaataaagctgctatatgaccacacctgctgtcttgtctaagtgatcgtccacatCTGTAACGACTATTTCCTCAACTTTTGCATCTGCAGCCAACTTCCAAATACAGtgagtatagaaaagaatcccccccttcgaaatattcccatttttttttctttacagccttaaatgaaaacacacaaaccaattttttttccagctttacttactcaatgtaatttataacatccaagtgaaggatatcacagctacagttcagaaaaattattaaaaatcaaaaacaagacattctgagattaataaaggatcacccaacaatgtcaatgtcattttgttgaaccaccttttgttttaatgacagccttgagtctgttgggatacttctctgtcagctttgcacacctagattgacCTATTAATATTTGCCCCATTTTGCCCCATTTGCCCCATTTTACATATGTTACAGctattacgatagacaggccaccagcaataaatacgtacaatgcaagaaaaattgtatacagtaaaatgtgtgtacagtgacactaaacgtatgtacatgtactaagtactgtacgtagaaaatgaATTAtagttactcaccaacaatgacacaacgacttgtccgataacaatgagtttaattttactgcacaacaaagcagAGCGCTACAGCTCTTCTataggagcctcttcaggcgactgtgtagcaccgccgttgttcttcttccagtagccttcaatccaaatccctaaagcagattccattcaGACTACCAcattattacatccacttacaactcattttgctccctggttaaaggacactgcggccatagatcttatattctttacctcctttttaaataaaaagaatcgtggactcattgatgcccccgacttggagcctgtacactggggtttaccccggtagacgagagggtagcctccctccgccttcgggtggggggacgggtcctaactgttgtttgtgcgtatgcaccgaacagcagtttggagtacccacccatttttggagtccctggaggggatgctagagggcataccttctggggactccctcgtactgctgggagacttcaatgctcacgtgggcaatgacagtgagacctggaagggcgtgattgggaagaatggccccccagtctgaacccgagtggtgttttgttattggacttctgtgctcatcacagattgtccataacgaacacaatgttcaagcataggggtgttcatatgtgcacttggcaccaggacaccctaggcctcagttcgatgatcgactttgtggtcgtgtcgatGGACTttcggccacatgtcttggacactcgggtgatgagaggggcggagctgtcaactgatcaccacctggtggtcagtaggctttgatggtgggggaggatgccgctcaggcctggtaggcccaaatgtgttgtgagggtctgctgggaacgtctggcagagccccctgtcagaagtagcttcaactacCATgtctggcagaacttcaaccacatcctgagggaggttggggacattgagtccgaatgggccatgttccgtgcctctattgttgaggcggctgaccggagctgtggccctaaggtggtcggtgcctgtcgtgggggcaatccccgaacctgttggtggacaccggcggtgagggatgctgtcaagctgaaaaaggagtcctaccggtcccttttgtcctgtggaactctggaggcagctaataggtactggcaggccaagcagaatgcagcttcagtggttgctgaggcaaaaactcgggcgtgggaggagtttggggaggccatggagaacgactttcggacggcttcgaggagattctggtccaccgtccggcgtctcaggagggggaagcagttcagtgtcaacactgtatatagtggggatggtgcactgctgacctcgactcgggacattgtgggccggtggggggagtactttgaagacctcctcaatcccactaacatgccttccaatgaggaagcagagcctggggactcggaggtgggctcccccatatctgggactgaggtcaccgaggtggtcaaaaatactccttggtggcagggccccaggggcgGATGAGATATGCCTGGatttcctcaaggctctggatgttgtaggactgtcttggttgacacgcctctgcaacatcgcatggacatcagggacagtggcctctggattggcagaccggggtggtggtccccctctttaagaagggggaccggagggtgtgttccaactacagagggatcacactcctcagcctccctggaaaagtctattcgggggttctggagaggagggcccgtcggatagtcgaacctcggattcaggaggaacagtgtggttttcgtcctggtcgcggaacagtggacaagctctacacccttagcagagtcctggagggtgtatgggagttcgcccaaccagtctacatgtgttttgtggacttggaaaag harbors:
- the LOC114666268 gene encoding gastrula zinc finger protein XlCGF57.1-like, with translation MEVSNNCEEVALEEESSGEKKENLLYMSLLSMDTTGKRSEAIKKEDCRRNAVHLQQGSHGIKEEDCECKLASIKEEESEPRSISTDMKKSEIVSSIKEEAITSESSSQYVCPEVSQLGFTSSRHHIRECHSVHLKCESDMKRTEKASCSSHSREDLQESGYGFPPSFIQTSLQCKPQQKIHNGNLKMLKSQSEILIPATLQGSLPNTEKLPKTDTRNSRTQVQSSNSTTFHVCEDMKKTIKCKYKYKDSPRSCIRQEPYCCSECGKQFSTSRSLQTHIRIHTGEKPFCCSDCGKRFTANSGLHIHKRIHTEEKPYRCSECGKRFCTGNNLQVHVRIHTGEKPYGCSECGKQFISGAKLQIHTRIHTGEKPYCCSDCGKQFSRTNYLCIHRRVHTGEKPYSCSDCGKQFTQISNLQIHSRIHKGEKPYCCSECGKQFTTNGSLQIHTRIHTGEKPYCCSDCGKQFSRMNYLQNHRRIHTEEKPYCCSECGKQFVQISHLQIHSRTHTREKPYCCLECGKEFATTSTLQTHKRIHTEKKPYCCSECGKQFSAGSALKRHLKIHTVSPDG